A single genomic interval of Prunus dulcis chromosome 5, ALMONDv2, whole genome shotgun sequence harbors:
- the LOC117629215 gene encoding lysine-specific demethylase JMJ25-like encodes MARRGRGRGRGRGRGRGRGRGRGRGGGRNGSKQEDPESHRDQEVQETHENGVSENGSLEKEETLGNQSDGSKGVAETMKKKKRGRKSKKDLEADKVEIIMGKEEHSLEKQNGEEGEDKGVAETMKKKKRGRKSKKDLEADRVEIIMGKEEHSLEKQNGEEGEGKGVALSERESRGRKRSRDLGNSDESLRKSAGYSLRPVKIPPMQEEQTINKQSKEFVEEQSLMCHQCQRNDKGRVVRCKSCKRKRYCVPCIQNWYPQTSEDAIAESCPVCRGNCNCKACLRIDVPVKNLILDFKIEEGEKVEHSKYLIHTLLPFLKRINDEQVIEMEMEARRQGLTLLELKTKKSDVKADERVYCNNCKTSIFDLHRTCPSCSYDLCLNCCREIRDGRLQGGGEEVIMEYVSRGLQYLHGGKEKVELPPETSPKCSGRSTFEWKPNEDGNIPCPPKDMNGCGDGILELRCMFPENHIRKLVKKAEEIDEAYNLMRLSETLAERCSCLNSVDDVGSSSTKSRKAASRVASDDNYLYCPRAGDIQRDDFKHFQSHWFRGEPVIVSNVLETTNGLSWEPLVMWRACRQMKHIKHDRLLDVKTIDCLDWCEADINIHQFFTGYSKGRFDWENWPQILKLKDWPPSNLFEERLPRHGAEFICCLPFKEYTHPRSGCLNLATKLPKEPKDYVKPDMGPKTYIAYGFAQELGRGDSVTKLHCDMSDAVNVLTHTTEVTLTPEQLATIEKLKKKHMEQDQREFFGDCQTQDDFMDSGNPGSGSCSRDANDKEFCLEVGNKKSGTLVQELDKSNVGHDGNFSKGSDSEKSVSKGSESEKSVEEKLDHDESGENSEHSINTGNKLEGSNEAEGGALWDIFRRQDVPKLEEYLRKHSKEFRHTHCCPLQQVIHPIHDQTFYLTLEHKKKLKEEYGIEPWTFVQKLGDAVFIPAGCPHQVRNLKSCIKVAMDFVSPENVSECFRMTEEFRKLPQNHRAKEDKLEVKKMIVHAVNDLMSSDPKARSKKTADTTHKKRKH; translated from the exons ATGGCgaggagaggaagaggaagaggaagaggaagaggcagaggaagaggaagaggcagAGGCAGAGGTAGAGGCGGAGGCAGAAACGGGTCAAAGCAAGAAGACCCAGAAAGCCACAGAGACCAAGAAGTCCAGGAAACTCACGAGAATGGTGTCTCAGAAAACGGTAGCTTGGAAAAGGAGGAGACTTTGGGGAATCAAAGTGATGGGTCAAAAGGGGTTGCTGAGactatgaagaagaagaagcgtGGCAGGAAGAGTAAGAAAGATTTGGAGGCTGATAAAGTGGAAATCATAATGGGGAAGGAGGAGCATagtttggaaaaacaaaatggagaggaaggggaagataAAGGGGTTGCTGAGactatgaagaagaagaagcgtGGCAGGAAGAGTAAGAAAGATTTGGAGGCTGATAGAGTGGAAATCATAATGGGGAAGGAGGAGCATagtttggaaaaacaaaatggagaGGAAGGGGAAGGTAAAGGGGTTGCCTTGTCTGAGAGGGAGAGCCGAGGAAGGAAGAGAAGCAGAGATTTGGGGAACTCTGATGAAAGTTTGAGAAAGTCAGCAGGTTATTCGCTTAGGCCTGTAAAAATTCCTCCAATGCAAGAAGAGCAAACAATAAATAAGCAATCTAAAGAA TTTGTTGAGGAGCAATCCTTAATGTGCCATCAATGTCAGAGGAATGACAAGGGCAGGGTTGTTCGCTGCAAAAGTTGTAAGAGAAAACGATATTGCGTTCCTTGTATACAGAACTG GTATCCTCAGACATCAGAGGATGCCATTGCTGAGTCTTGCCCAGTATGCCGTGGAAATTGCAATTGCAAAGCATGCTTGCGCATAGATGTACCTGTGAAG AATTTGATCCTGGATTTTAAAATTGAGGAGGGTGAAAAAGTTGAGCACTCCAAATATTTGATTCATACTTTGCTTCCATTCTTGAAAAGAATTAATGATGAGCAAGTTATTGAGATGGAGATGGAGGCTAGGAGACAAG GTTTAACACTTTTGGAGCTAAAGACAAAAAAGTCAGATGTAAAAGCTGATGAGCGTGTGTATTG CAACAACTGCAAAACTTCGATTTTTGATCTTCACAGAACCTGTCCTAGTTGTTCATATGACCTCTGCCTCAACTGTTGTCGGGAGATCCGAGATGGACGCTTGCAGGGAGGTGGGGAGGAAGTGATTATGGAATATGTCAGTCGGGGCCTACAGTATTTGCATGGTGGAAAGGAAAAGGTGGAACTGCCTCCAGAAACTAGCCCTAAGTGTTCTGGAAGGTCAACATTTGAGTGGAAACCAAATGAAGATGGAAATATTCCTTGCCCTCCAAAGGACATGAATGGTTGTGGTGATGGTATTTTAGAATTGAGATGCATGTTTCCCGAAAATCACATCAGGAAGTTGGTAAAGAAAGCAGAAGAAATAGACGAAGCTTACAATCTTATGCGTTTAAGTGAAACTTTGGCAGAAAGGTGTTCATGTCTCAACTCTGTGGATGATGTTGGCTCAAGCAGCACTAAATCAAGGAAAGCAGCTTCTAGAGTTGCTTCTGATGATAACTATTTGTACTGTCCAAGGGCTGGAGATATCCAGCGTGATGATTTTAAGCATTTCCAGTCTCATTGGTTCAGGGGTGAACCCGTAATTGTGAGTAATGTGCTTGAAACTACAAATGGTTTAAGCTGGGAACCATTGGTCATGTGGCGTGCTTGTCGTCAGATGAAACATATTAAGCATGATAGACTTTTGGATGTGAAGACCATTGACTGCTTGGATTGGTGTGAG GCGGATATCAATATACACCAATTTTTTACTGGATATTCAAAGGGCCGGTTTGATTGGGAAAATTGGCCTCAGATTCTGAAACTTAAGGATTGGCCGCCGTCTAATTTATTTGAGGAGCGCCTTCCTCGTCATGGTGCTGAgtttatttgttgtttgcCATTCAAGGAATATACCCATCCTCGCAGTGGTTGTCTGAACCTCGCTACCAAATTGCCTAAGGAGCCTAAGGATTATGTAAAGCCAGACATGGGGCCCAAGACATATATTGCCTACGGTTTTGCCCAGGAGCTGGGGCGTGGAGATTCTGTAACCAAGCTTCACTGTGATATGTCTGATGCG GTCAATGTTTTGACACATACTACTGAAGTGACCCTTACTCCTGAGCAACTTGCTACTATagaaaagttgaagaaaaagcATATGGAGCAAGACCAAAGAGAATTTTTTGGGGATTGTCAGACTCAAGATGACTTTATGGATAGTGGTAATCCTGGCAGTGGATCATGTTCCAGGGATGCAAATGATAAAGAATTTTGTCTTGAAGTTGGTAATAAAAAAAGTGGTACATTGGTTCAAGAGTTGGATAAATCAAATGTTGGGCATGATGGAAACTTTTCAAAGGGATCTGACTCTGAAAAGAGTGTTTCAAAGGGATCCGAGTCTGAAAAGAGTGTAGAGGAAAAATTAGATCATGATGAAAGTGGTGAAAATAGTGAGCATTCAATAAATACTGGGAATAAGTTGGAAGGGTCAAATGAAGCAGAAGGTGGTGCTTTGTGGGACATTTTCCGGAGGCAGGATGTTCCTAAGCTGGAAGAATACCTCAGGAAGCACTCTAAGGAATTCAGGCACACACACTGTTGTCCATTGCAGCAG GTTATTCATCCCATACATGATCAGACCTTTTATCTGACTCTGGAGCATAAAAAGAAGCTCAAGGAAGAATATG GAATTGAACCATGGACGTTTGTCCAAAAACTTGGGGATGCTGTCTTTATTCCTGCGGGTTGTCCGCATCAAGTAAGAAACTTGAAG tcATGCATCAAAGTTGCAATGGACTTCGTTTCACCTGAAAATGTCAGCGAATGCTTCCGCATGACAGAAGAGTTCCGAAAACTTCCACAAAATCATAGGGCTAAAGAGGACAAGTTAGAG GTCAAGAAAATGATTGTTCATGCTGTTAACGATTTGATGTCTTCAGATCCGAAAGCAAG GTCAAAGAAAACTGCGGACACAACGCATAAAAAACGCAAGCATTGA
- the LOC117627512 gene encoding zinc finger MYM-type protein 1-like → MKRYFQRKSLNPPSNNPGSFNPPSNNPASSNPPSNNPASSNQPSNNPPTSHPPLNNSGSPKRSEVTELDEILANLPADPGLRPPMTYYNPNFNKSEEPICKGVLVSLKAKTTCLKHLWGESNRRFLVKWFDSFVWLEYSKEKDAAFCLHCYLFKCDFDKQGKARSDVFTEKGFKNWRKGPNNFRDHVGQVGSLHDKATQHCLPFRGHDESETSSNKGNYVELLQFLADHDEKVCADVFENALGNLKHIAPKIQKDLVNSCAAETIDASISDMDNAFFSILVDESCDVSIREQMAVVLCYVNKKGQVIERFVGVQYVSDTTSSKLKEEIEQLISSTNLSMSRLRGQGYDGASNMKGELNGLKTQILREYPQAYCVHCFAHQLQLAFVARSKEK, encoded by the exons ATGAAACGTTACTTTCAGAGAAAGAGTTTAAATCCTCCTTCAAATAATCCAGGTAGTTTCAACCctccttcaaataatccgGCTAGTTCCAACCctccttcaaataatccgGCTAGTTCAAATCAACCTTCAAATAATCCGCCTACTTCACATCCTCCCTTAAATAATTCGGGTAGTCCAAAACGATCGGAGGTCACTGAGTTGGATGAAATATTGGCTAATCTTCCTGCAGACCCTGGACTTAGACCTCCAATGACTTATTATAATCCCAATTTTAACAAATCTGAAGAGCCTATTTGCAAAGGGGTCCTTGTCAGCCTAAAAGCCAAAACGACATGCCTCAAACACTTATGGGGGGAGAGTAATCGACGTTTTCTTGTGAAATGGTTTGATTCATTTGTTTGGTTGGAGTATAGTAAAGAGAAAGATGCTGcattttgtcttcattgttATCTTTTTAAATGCGACTTTGATAAACAAGGAAAGGCTAGAAGCGATGTCTTCACTGAGAAAGGGTTTAAAAATTGGAGGAAGGGACCCAATAATTTTAGGGACCATGTTGGACAAGTTGGAAGTCTTCACGATAAAGCTACACAACATT GTCTTCCTTTTCGTGGCCATGATGAAAGTGAAACATCTAGCAATAAGGGTAATTATGTAGagcttttgcaatttcttgcgGATCATGATGAGAAAGTTTGTGCCGATGTGTTTGAGAACGCTCTAGGGAATCTCAAGCATATTGCtcctaaaattcaaaaagatctTGTCAACTCTTGTGCCGCTGAAACCATTGATGCATCTATTAGTGATATGGAcaatgcattcttttctatattgGTAGATGAATCATGTGATGTTTCAATAAGAGAGCAAATGGCGGTGGTGTTGTGTTATGTGAACAAAAAAGGACAAgtaattgaaaggtttgtAGGTGTCCAATATGTCTCTGATACGACTAGTAGCAAATTGAAAGAGGAAATTGAGCAGttgatttcttcaacaaatttgAGCATGTCCAGGCTACGAGGACAGGGGTATGATGGTGCTAGTAATATGAAAGGTGAGCTCAATGGTCTTAAAACACAGATTTTAAGAGAATATCCTCAAGCATATTGTGTCCACTGTTTTGCACATCAACTACAACTAGCTTTTGTAGCCCGTAGCaaagagaaatga